The Deinococcus metalli genome includes a region encoding these proteins:
- a CDS encoding HNH endonuclease, with amino-acid sequence MGKHYTRTTDKTTGRAIRLHRLIAQERLGRPLLPGEVVHHRDGNSLNNAPENLLVLPSQRYHAHLECCLRRERRGQPMLFPELLEGATSLYSGSLFENIYLDS; translated from the coding sequence ATGGGGAAGCACTACACACGGACGACCGATAAGACGACTGGTCGCGCCATCCGACTGCACCGTCTGATTGCGCAGGAACGTCTGGGCCGTCCGCTGCTTCCGGGGGAGGTGGTACACCACCGGGACGGGAACTCGCTGAACAATGCTCCGGAGAATCTCCTGGTGCTCCCCAGCCAGCGATACCACGCGCATCTGGAGTGCTGCCTGCGGCGCGAGCGGCGCGGCCAGCCAATGCTCTTCCCAGAACTTCTGGAGGGCGCCACCTCGCTGTACTCCGGAAGTCTGTTTGAGAATATCTATCTAGATAGTTAG
- a CDS encoding PadR family transcriptional regulator translates to MAGIRMSLNMLMVLRALHQRLDDPYYGLELQRALGISNGALYPILDKLERAGYVMSHTEDIDESAEGRRRRRYFRLTASGIPFAETQLKAAMQTLGQGATA, encoded by the coding sequence ATGGCAGGAATCCGAATGTCGCTCAACATGCTCATGGTGCTCCGCGCGCTGCACCAGCGCCTGGACGACCCGTACTACGGCCTCGAACTGCAGCGCGCCCTGGGCATCAGCAACGGCGCGCTCTACCCGATTCTCGACAAACTCGAGCGCGCCGGCTACGTCATGTCCCACACCGAGGACATCGACGAGTCCGCCGAAGGCCGCCGCCGACGCCGGTACTTCCGCCTCACGGCCAGCGGCATACCTTTCGCCGAAACTCAGTTGAAGGCCGCCATGCAAACGCTAGGGCAGGGGGCGACCGCATGA
- a CDS encoding helix-turn-helix domain-containing protein, protein MPKTKRAPSAARKMFGERLRAERRARRLTLEDVGEAADMAWNYVAQVERGERNIGIDNMAALANALGVPIASLLDQSSTATVHALAAAE, encoded by the coding sequence ATGCCGAAGACGAAACGAGCTCCCAGTGCGGCACGCAAGATGTTCGGAGAGCGGCTGCGGGCGGAGCGGCGGGCGCGCAGGCTCACGCTGGAGGATGTGGGGGAGGCGGCGGATATGGCCTGGAATTATGTGGCGCAGGTGGAGCGTGGGGAACGCAATATCGGCATCGATAACATGGCGGCCCTGGCAAACGCACTGGGCGTGCCCATCGCGTCGCTGCTTGACCAGTCGTCCACTGCCACGGTGCACGCGCTTGCAGCGGCAGAATAG
- a CDS encoding helix-turn-helix transcriptional regulator, which yields MNKQVRDAVRQAMEKRDMSQGDLAKLLSVERPNLTRLLNGRSGQVPKMWQEVFNALGLEIIVVPKSGSVSKPDSSE from the coding sequence ATGAATAAGCAAGTCCGAGACGCCGTACGTCAAGCGATGGAGAAGCGAGATATGAGTCAAGGCGATCTCGCAAAGCTCCTTTCTGTAGAGCGTCCCAATCTGACCCGGCTATTGAATGGTAGAAGCGGTCAGGTGCCGAAAATGTGGCAGGAAGTCTTCAACGCTCTGGGATTAGAGATAATCGTGGTACCTAAATCTGGGAGTGTTTCTAAGCCTGATTCAAGTGAATGA
- a CDS encoding UvrD-helicase domain-containing protein: protein MTGVTWTPVQHDAVTSPDSVLIHAGAGSGKTRVLTGRILAALERGVRPHAIVAVTFTVAAAAELQGRVRDAVRERAAMEGGAWTDVLSEWPLMTVTTIHGLCARIARDHPAHSGAGLSFDVLDEADSRVWERLWRSRVLAELPPEVVAQVPEPLRTAALQALVEHDVPPGSAPQSGDAGALHRAIQQLTRHVQQRLEALRVEQGLATFGDLERWAWQALQHEEVRAHYAERWTHLLIDEVQDTGERQAAILRALCAEGVVVTAVGDEKQSIYGFRGASASVLPEIRELVLARGGQILDMHTSFRSAPELVDTVNAACQHLMPGPEVAGPEATPFTPLIAARPAQDSGGAAVDLQIVQGGTSAGRAITLARVLVGRMQALLGHPIVDRSTGTQRPARWRDMTVLLRSRTHLHAYGQALRDASIPYEVHGGRGLYERPEILDAIMLLRAVADPGDDLALAAVLRGPFALLSDDQLLTLSQARNDGISLWMALQHSPDQACRAVQHLLLDWRATAGLHDASRVLEQAHQDTGAMAIHAALTDGERRVANLRRFTALLRAWAQDGRPDVRSVARHLADLQGVQAEMTEAPTTTPDAIQVMTVHGAKGLEFPIVLYVHDLAPRPDRGIVRLDPDRGLILRSEAAAWREARERAVQRDALEDQRVTYVALTRAADRLVVGLPASDGVNQTRELQTVLDAFPGTLPRHVFVTGNVAPARPLPLFNTSGGPVLRVTPGPEVALPGRLPVTSLALYARCPQAFSFRYLQGILPLARPWMDTEPITRRARQAGRDIGDAVHQALEKGWDGKEILRRLPTLSPAGREEVAGLVDRLEEPVFDELRGHVWQREMPMEITVGSRTVYGIADAVNVEGNLVIDYKTDHRMVPEHHRLQLALYAHALGVTRAALVYLRHSVLHWFSPEDVQRGVHEAGELVRRMEALDMAPTPSVEVCSSCVFHGICGDAQFGHARA from the coding sequence ATGACCGGCGTGACTTGGACGCCGGTGCAGCACGACGCTGTGACCTCACCGGACAGCGTCCTCATCCACGCTGGCGCAGGCTCAGGCAAAACCCGCGTGCTGACTGGGCGGATCCTTGCCGCGCTTGAGCGGGGCGTGCGGCCGCACGCCATCGTCGCCGTTACGTTCACGGTCGCGGCGGCTGCCGAACTGCAAGGGCGCGTTCGGGACGCGGTGCGCGAGCGGGCCGCCATGGAGGGCGGCGCGTGGACGGACGTCCTGAGCGAGTGGCCGCTGATGACGGTCACCACCATTCACGGCCTGTGCGCGCGGATCGCGCGTGACCATCCAGCGCACAGTGGGGCCGGGCTCAGCTTCGACGTGCTCGACGAGGCGGACTCCCGCGTGTGGGAACGCCTGTGGCGCTCACGGGTGCTGGCCGAGTTGCCTCCGGAAGTGGTAGCTCAGGTGCCAGAACCCCTGCGCACGGCTGCCCTCCAGGCACTGGTTGAGCACGACGTCCCGCCGGGGTCAGCACCTCAGTCCGGCGACGCTGGAGCGCTGCATCGTGCCATCCAGCAGCTGACCCGGCATGTTCAGCAGCGCCTTGAAGCGCTGCGGGTGGAGCAGGGCTTGGCTACCTTCGGTGATCTCGAACGGTGGGCCTGGCAGGCACTGCAACACGAGGAGGTTCGTGCCCACTACGCCGAACGCTGGACTCACCTGCTGATCGACGAAGTGCAGGACACGGGCGAGCGGCAGGCGGCCATTCTGCGCGCGCTGTGCGCCGAGGGGGTGGTGGTCACGGCGGTCGGCGATGAAAAACAGAGCATCTACGGCTTTCGCGGGGCGTCGGCCAGCGTCTTGCCCGAGATCCGCGAGCTCGTCCTGGCGCGGGGTGGGCAGATCCTCGACATGCACACCTCGTTCCGCAGCGCTCCAGAACTCGTCGACACGGTCAATGCCGCCTGCCAGCACCTGATGCCTGGCCCGGAGGTGGCGGGGCCGGAGGCCACACCGTTCACCCCGCTGATCGCCGCGCGGCCAGCGCAGGACAGCGGCGGGGCTGCCGTCGACCTGCAGATCGTGCAGGGCGGCACGAGCGCTGGGCGCGCCATCACGCTCGCCCGGGTGCTGGTGGGGCGCATGCAGGCCCTGCTCGGACACCCGATCGTCGACCGGTCGACGGGGACGCAGCGCCCCGCCCGGTGGAGGGACATGACGGTGCTGCTCCGCAGCCGGACGCACCTCCATGCGTACGGTCAGGCGCTGCGCGACGCCAGCATCCCGTACGAGGTGCATGGCGGCCGGGGGCTGTACGAACGACCGGAGATCCTCGACGCCATCATGCTGCTGCGCGCCGTGGCGGATCCGGGAGATGACCTCGCGCTGGCGGCTGTGCTCCGCGGACCGTTCGCACTCCTGAGCGACGATCAGCTGCTGACCCTGTCGCAGGCGCGGAATGACGGTATTAGTTTATGGATGGCCTTACAGCACTCACCAGACCAGGCCTGCAGGGCCGTTCAGCATCTGCTCCTGGACTGGCGGGCGACCGCTGGGCTGCATGATGCTTCACGGGTGCTTGAGCAGGCACATCAGGACACTGGAGCGATGGCCATTCATGCGGCCCTGACGGATGGAGAACGGCGGGTTGCGAACCTCCGCCGGTTCACGGCCCTCCTGCGTGCCTGGGCCCAGGACGGCCGTCCGGATGTGCGGAGCGTGGCGCGGCACCTGGCAGATCTGCAGGGCGTCCAGGCTGAGATGACCGAGGCACCCACGACCACTCCGGACGCCATTCAGGTCATGACCGTGCATGGCGCCAAGGGATTGGAGTTTCCAATCGTCCTGTACGTCCATGACCTGGCACCGCGCCCAGATCGGGGCATCGTCCGACTGGATCCCGACCGTGGCCTGATCCTCAGAAGCGAGGCCGCTGCATGGCGGGAAGCGCGCGAACGTGCGGTTCAGCGTGATGCGCTCGAGGATCAGCGCGTCACGTACGTCGCCCTGACGCGCGCGGCAGATCGGCTGGTGGTCGGTCTGCCCGCATCGGATGGCGTGAATCAGACCCGTGAGTTGCAAACGGTGCTCGATGCTTTTCCGGGCACGCTCCCACGCCACGTGTTCGTGACGGGGAATGTCGCGCCAGCACGCCCTTTGCCGCTGTTCAACACGTCAGGCGGGCCTGTCCTACGCGTCACTCCCGGGCCCGAGGTGGCGCTGCCCGGCCGGCTCCCCGTCACGAGCCTCGCCCTGTATGCCCGGTGTCCGCAAGCATTCAGTTTCCGCTACCTGCAAGGCATCCTGCCACTGGCGCGGCCATGGATGGATACGGAGCCCATCACGCGACGAGCCCGGCAAGCAGGGCGGGACATTGGGGATGCGGTGCATCAGGCCCTCGAGAAGGGCTGGGACGGGAAGGAGATCCTCCGGCGATTGCCCACCCTCTCCCCCGCCGGTCGGGAGGAAGTCGCGGGGCTCGTGGATCGCTTGGAGGAACCGGTCTTCGATGAGTTGCGCGGGCACGTGTGGCAGCGGGAAATGCCCATGGAGATTACCGTGGGCTCCCGAACGGTGTACGGCATCGCGGACGCGGTCAACGTGGAGGGAAACCTGGTCATCGATTACAAGACCGACCACAGGATGGTGCCGGAGCATCACCGCTTGCAGCTTGCTCTCTACGCTCACGCGCTGGGCGTCACACGGGCGGCACTGGTGTATCTCCGCCACAGCGTCTTGCACTGGTTCTCACCAGAGGACGTGCAAAGGGGCGTCCACGAGGCAGGTGAACTGGTTCGCCGGATGGAGGCGCTCGATATGGCGCCGACGCCGTCCGTCGAGGTCTGCAGCAGTTGTGTGTTCCATGGCATCTGCGGGGATGCGCAGTTTGGTCACGCACGGGCGTAA
- a CDS encoding helix-turn-helix domain-containing protein — MPHDKKAPSPSRRQFARRLREERLARKLTQEGLGELADLSWNYIGQVERGVRNISVDNMDALAQALGLPLAELLLPPRID, encoded by the coding sequence ATGCCGCACGACAAAAAGGCTCCCAGCCCATCACGGCGGCAATTCGCCCGACGACTCCGGGAAGAGCGGTTGGCCCGCAAACTCACCCAAGAGGGGTTGGGAGAGCTGGCAGATCTGTCGTGGAACTACATCGGCCAGGTCGAGCGGGGCGTTCGCAACATCAGCGTCGATAACATGGACGCCCTTGCCCAGGCGCTTGGACTCCCACTCGCCGAATTACTGCTGCCCCCCAGGATTGACTAG
- a CDS encoding ParA family protein, which produces MKTIAVLSLKGGVGKTTTTVYLAAVAAAAGHEVTIIDADSEHSAHRWAAHAELPFSVVAGEPDRLARQVKAPLADGHLVIIDTPPNSRELLMRAASLADIALVPVAPTGLEIDRLRPTLELLADMQAQREELDVAILLTRYNPRRRLAKEAEDALVGLPVMESRIRELEAYKAAFGAEPTDLGEYEAVWKELMA; this is translated from the coding sequence GTGAAGACCATCGCAGTCCTCTCCCTGAAAGGCGGCGTCGGCAAGACGACCACCACGGTATACCTCGCCGCCGTCGCGGCCGCGGCCGGACACGAGGTCACCATCATCGATGCGGACAGCGAGCACAGCGCCCACCGCTGGGCGGCCCACGCTGAACTGCCCTTCAGTGTTGTTGCGGGAGAACCCGACCGCCTCGCCCGGCAGGTCAAGGCTCCGCTCGCCGACGGGCACCTCGTGATCATCGACACGCCTCCGAACTCCAGAGAACTGCTGATGCGGGCCGCCAGCTTGGCAGACATCGCCCTCGTGCCCGTCGCCCCAACTGGTCTGGAAATCGACCGCCTGCGGCCCACCCTTGAACTTCTCGCCGACATGCAGGCGCAGCGTGAAGAACTCGACGTGGCCATTCTCCTCACGCGCTACAACCCCAGACGCCGCCTTGCCAAGGAAGCGGAAGACGCCCTCGTCGGCCTGCCGGTGATGGAAAGCCGGATTCGTGAACTCGAGGCCTACAAGGCGGCCTTCGGGGCCGAGCCGACGGACCTGGGTGAGTACGAGGCCGTATGGAAGGAGCTGATGGCATGA
- a CDS encoding ferritin-like domain-containing protein gives MTMRYHTLNDLYVSLLRDLYSAEQQLLIALPVMAQSAVTPKLKEGFELHLTQTQEHVKRLEKIFSGLGKSPLGKVSGAMLGLVREGNDIITGNEPGIVRDAALIMAAQRVEHLEIASYGTAATYAGLLGEEKAVKLLETTLKEEEETDQQLTVVASAINPKAV, from the coding sequence ATGACCATGCGCTATCACACTCTCAATGACCTGTACGTCTCCCTTCTGCGTGATCTTTACTCCGCGGAGCAGCAACTGCTCATTGCGCTTCCCGTGATGGCGCAGTCGGCGGTGACGCCAAAGCTGAAAGAAGGCTTCGAACTCCACCTGACGCAGACGCAAGAACATGTCAAGCGCCTGGAAAAGATCTTCTCTGGGTTGGGCAAGTCTCCGCTCGGCAAGGTCAGCGGCGCGATGCTCGGACTGGTGAGGGAAGGCAACGACATCATCACCGGCAACGAGCCGGGCATCGTGCGCGACGCCGCCCTGATCATGGCTGCGCAGCGGGTCGAGCACCTGGAAATCGCCAGCTACGGCACCGCCGCCACCTATGCGGGTCTGCTGGGTGAGGAGAAGGCGGTCAAACTGCTGGAAACCACCCTGAAGGAAGAGGAAGAAACCGACCAACAGCTCACGGTAGTGGCCAGCGCGATCAATCCCAAAGCGGTCTAA
- a CDS encoding putative quinol monooxygenase, with product MVTLGLLVRLEAKPGKEADVENFLKGGLPLVEQEPATTAWFAIRLGPSTFGIFDVFPDESGREAHLSGRVAAALQENAELFAQAPDIQKLDVVAAKLPGVPAT from the coding sequence ATGGTAACACTGGGACTATTGGTCCGGCTGGAGGCCAAGCCTGGAAAAGAGGCGGACGTCGAGAACTTTCTGAAGGGAGGGCTGCCGCTGGTTGAGCAGGAACCGGCGACGACCGCCTGGTTCGCAATCCGCCTGGGACCTTCGACCTTCGGCATCTTCGACGTATTTCCCGACGAGTCAGGCCGGGAAGCGCACCTGTCGGGCCGCGTTGCAGCGGCACTCCAGGAGAACGCCGAACTGTTCGCACAGGCACCCGACATTCAGAAGCTTGATGTCGTGGCGGCCAAGCTCCCCGGGGTTCCGGCAACTTAA
- a CDS encoding transposase, translated as MSKSQIPGERVRILADEFLAIPTTSYQQRSLGAALALFLDTATKTALHRAELVSKSALSRLLNEYSWDTAQGWTVLQGAQWDALLLAARRKHRPLLRLSIDLTSIEKKGSVLPFVRVYNEVHGIHLVVLFAEYGAVKFPVGYRMYKGKGTATPVTLARELLRTVPDSIKRRFRVRVLADSGFEAAVFLDEVRQLGFEFVVGVRSTRRTLHPGEVTVADCPHGGNVELKNWPYDTLVLGRVDRGDRVFHAVSSELMEGDEVIAEGKARWNEESFFKEGKHQFGLAQFALRTAVGLDRWVLLVFLAWTLAILHREVGMTLEACATLALMMVMPEVYLYRLLRTLSKNEEFLRQHGYSLHYARCNS; from the coding sequence GTGTCAAAGTCACAGATTCCGGGGGAGCGCGTTCGCATTCTGGCAGACGAGTTCCTCGCCATCCCCACCACGTCCTATCAGCAGCGCAGCCTCGGGGCTGCGCTTGCTTTGTTTCTCGACACCGCGACCAAAACGGCCTTGCACCGCGCTGAACTGGTCAGCAAGAGTGCGCTCAGTCGCCTCCTGAACGAATACTCCTGGGATACGGCGCAGGGTTGGACCGTCCTGCAAGGTGCCCAGTGGGACGCGTTACTCCTGGCCGCTCGGCGAAAACACCGTCCCCTTCTTCGGCTGAGCATCGACCTGACCAGCATCGAAAAGAAGGGCAGCGTGCTGCCCTTCGTTCGTGTCTACAACGAAGTCCACGGCATTCATCTGGTGGTACTCTTCGCCGAATACGGTGCGGTGAAGTTTCCCGTGGGGTACCGGATGTACAAGGGCAAAGGAACCGCGACCCCAGTCACCCTCGCACGTGAGCTGCTCCGAACGGTACCTGACTCCATCAAGCGTCGATTCCGGGTGCGTGTTCTCGCTGACAGCGGCTTCGAAGCCGCTGTCTTCCTGGATGAAGTCAGGCAACTGGGCTTCGAGTTTGTGGTGGGCGTGCGGTCAACCCGGAGGACGCTGCACCCTGGCGAGGTGACGGTGGCGGACTGCCCACATGGGGGCAATGTCGAGCTGAAGAACTGGCCGTATGACACCCTGGTTCTTGGGCGTGTCGACCGTGGAGATCGGGTTTTTCACGCCGTCTCCTCAGAGCTGATGGAAGGCGACGAGGTCATTGCGGAGGGTAAGGCACGGTGGAACGAGGAATCGTTTTTTAAAGAAGGCAAGCATCAGTTTGGTCTGGCGCAGTTCGCGCTGCGAACTGCTGTGGGACTGGACCGCTGGGTGCTGCTGGTGTTCCTGGCCTGGACGCTGGCCATCCTGCACCGAGAAGTGGGGATGACCCTGGAAGCGTGCGCCACCCTGGCGCTAATGATGGTCATGCCAGAGGTGTATTTATACCGGCTCCTTCGAACGCTCAGCAAAAACGAGGAATTCCTTCGCCAGCACGGCTATTCGCTCCACTATGCAAGGTGCAACTCCTGA
- a CDS encoding glutathione-independent formaldehyde dehydrogenase, with protein MKAVIYNGPRDVRVVDVADPQIEQPTDVLVKITSTNICGSDLHMYEGRTDIECGRVLGHENLGEVVEIGRAVYRIKVGDKVCLPFNIGCGFCRNCEKGLTGACLTVAPGQAGAAYGFADMGPFQGGQAQYLRVPFGDFNCLKLPEDAAEKEDDYVMLADIFPTGWHATRLANLMPGDSIAIYGAGPVGLMAAYSAMIQGARQVIVVDRHKDRLKLAEQIGAIAVNDAEHDPVEQIMELTNGRGTDKGCECVGWQCHDHGGQEIPNLTMNNLVKTTRATGQIGVVGVFVPQDPKSPDDLMKRGQIAFDIGNFFFKGLRMGSGQANVKAYNRELRDLIHADRAKPSFLVSHRLPLEQAPDAYKNFDNRIDGWTKVILKPNE; from the coding sequence ATGAAAGCTGTCATTTACAACGGACCGCGTGATGTTCGCGTTGTCGACGTGGCCGACCCCCAGATTGAACAACCCACAGATGTGCTGGTGAAAATCACGAGTACCAACATCTGCGGTTCCGACCTGCACATGTACGAGGGCCGCACCGACATCGAGTGCGGGCGGGTGCTTGGGCATGAAAACCTGGGTGAAGTGGTGGAAATCGGCCGGGCGGTGTACCGCATTAAGGTGGGTGACAAGGTCTGTCTGCCGTTCAATATCGGCTGTGGCTTCTGCCGTAACTGCGAAAAGGGGTTGACTGGAGCCTGCCTGACGGTGGCGCCGGGTCAGGCCGGGGCTGCCTACGGGTTTGCCGACATGGGCCCGTTTCAGGGTGGACAGGCCCAGTACTTGCGGGTGCCCTTCGGTGATTTCAACTGCCTGAAGCTCCCCGAGGACGCCGCCGAGAAAGAGGACGACTATGTGATGCTGGCCGACATTTTTCCGACGGGCTGGCACGCCACGCGGCTCGCCAATCTGATGCCCGGTGACAGCATCGCGATTTATGGGGCGGGACCAGTGGGACTGATGGCCGCTTACTCCGCCATGATTCAGGGGGCCCGGCAAGTCATCGTGGTCGACCGCCACAAGGATCGCCTGAAACTGGCCGAACAGATCGGAGCCATTGCTGTCAACGACGCCGAGCACGACCCAGTCGAACAGATCATGGAACTGACGAACGGCCGGGGTACAGATAAGGGCTGCGAATGTGTGGGCTGGCAGTGCCACGACCACGGCGGACAGGAGATCCCCAACCTGACCATGAACAATCTGGTGAAGACTACTCGCGCCACCGGGCAGATCGGCGTGGTGGGTGTCTTCGTTCCGCAGGATCCGAAATCGCCGGACGACCTGATGAAGCGTGGTCAGATTGCCTTCGACATCGGCAATTTCTTCTTCAAGGGCCTGCGGATGGGTTCGGGGCAAGCCAACGTGAAGGCGTATAACCGGGAGTTGCGCGACCTGATTCACGCTGATCGGGCCAAGCCATCATTCCTGGTGTCGCACCGCCTGCCGCTGGAACAGGCCCCCGACGCATACAAAAACTTCGATAACCGCATAGACGGCTGGACGAAGGTGATCCTCAAACCCAACGAGTAG
- a CDS encoding tyrosine-type recombinase/integrase has translation MTLELYKQDQLALSRTWVNLTPDERRRRAVAAVAEQDLITLLDLLEAHHVRTHGHVSPETLRKYRLGARVWLTAAWNGAINVLHPEAEDTDLWVRHLEASGKSPASVGVLLAGARALYAALRWSKATRETPFTDVKPRKDRRRPWDKRQPYPEADVQRLLDAAPVEMRVLLRLGGIAGLRASEITGLKWGDVDLDGGALTVVNGKGGKTRRVLLSASLIEDLRALGGKAEPVHVIGRTQEAARARLRTLCARAGVSYLGLHALRHTAGTRLMRAGFQLQDVAEHLGHSDVQTARTYGKWADDRLKAHMRDS, from the coding sequence GTGACTCTAGAGCTTTACAAGCAAGATCAGCTTGCGCTGTCGCGCACCTGGGTGAACCTCACCCCGGATGAGCGCCGCCGCCGCGCCGTGGCCGCGGTCGCGGAGCAGGACTTGATTACCCTGCTCGACCTGCTCGAAGCGCACCACGTCCGCACGCACGGCCACGTCAGTCCGGAGACCCTGCGCAAGTACCGCCTCGGCGCCCGGGTGTGGCTGACGGCCGCGTGGAATGGCGCCATCAACGTCCTTCACCCGGAAGCTGAGGACACCGACCTGTGGGTGCGGCACCTGGAAGCCTCCGGGAAGAGCCCCGCGAGCGTCGGCGTGCTCCTTGCCGGGGCGCGGGCGCTGTACGCCGCCCTGCGCTGGAGCAAAGCCACCAGAGAAACGCCGTTCACCGACGTCAAGCCCAGGAAGGATCGGCGGCGGCCGTGGGACAAGCGCCAGCCCTATCCGGAGGCGGACGTGCAGCGGCTCCTCGACGCCGCTCCCGTCGAGATGCGGGTACTGCTGCGGCTCGGCGGCATCGCGGGCCTGCGCGCCTCGGAGATCACGGGCTTGAAATGGGGGGATGTCGATCTCGATGGCGGGGCGCTGACCGTCGTGAACGGCAAGGGTGGAAAAACAAGGCGGGTGCTCTTGTCCGCGTCCTTGATCGAGGATCTGCGCGCACTGGGAGGGAAGGCCGAACCAGTGCATGTGATCGGCCGGACGCAGGAAGCAGCCAGGGCCAGGCTGAGAACCCTCTGTGCTCGAGCAGGGGTGTCGTACCTGGGGCTGCACGCGTTGCGGCACACCGCAGGCACCCGTCTCATGCGGGCAGGGTTCCAATTGCAGGATGTGGCGGAGCACCTGGGGCACAGCGACGTGCAGACTGCGCGAACGTACGGTAAATGGGCGGATGACCGCCTCAAAGCGCACATGCGCGATTCCTGA
- a CDS encoding competence protein CoiA family protein, translating into MTTTPTGESEPRDMVALRRTFTADDIRTQEWHCKFCDVAMIPVLGAVREWHFRHLRDASECPAHRELETESPRHRLLKQTAAEALQIHYGARVASLEYEARVKDAGRIADALLTMTDATRLAVEAQVSPISFENVQRRTSSYTDADVDVIWVFIAEEGTRLRPGSSWDNARTWLIDEGYMVVIATLDTEVTPLPLAR; encoded by the coding sequence GTGACCACTACGCCCACCGGCGAGTCCGAACCCCGCGACATGGTGGCCCTGCGGCGCACTTTCACCGCCGACGACATCCGAACCCAGGAATGGCACTGCAAGTTCTGCGATGTCGCGATGATTCCCGTGTTGGGAGCTGTGCGGGAATGGCACTTCCGCCACCTCAGGGACGCCAGCGAGTGCCCGGCCCACAGGGAACTGGAGACGGAGTCCCCCCGCCACCGGCTCCTCAAACAGACGGCCGCTGAGGCCCTGCAGATCCACTACGGCGCGCGGGTCGCTTCGCTCGAATACGAGGCGCGCGTGAAGGACGCCGGCCGCATCGCGGACGCCCTGCTCACCATGACGGACGCCACCCGCCTCGCCGTGGAGGCACAGGTGTCCCCCATCTCCTTCGAGAACGTCCAGCGCCGCACGAGCAGTTACACGGACGCCGATGTGGACGTGATCTGGGTGTTCATCGCGGAAGAGGGCACGCGGCTGCGTCCGGGCAGTTCCTGGGACAACGCCCGCACGTGGCTGATCGACGAGGGGTACATGGTGGTGATCGCCACCCTCGACACCGAGGTCACCCCGCTTCCGCTCGCCCGGTGA
- a CDS encoding tyrosine-type recombinase/integrase, whose amino-acid sequence MQLLRPGRRDAGRYVAHLQTRPNLGRGRAPTLSAATIAQDVAGARALYRALEWAGAADLQPFSRISVRLDPTASIVKNPPYQDELEDVLKARDDRLAALLLLCAHSGLRIGEALAIRRGDVRGQQLTVHGKGGKRRSVSLGRRVRAALADLSPARPPNGYFDWTYAQVSHLMKDTFAAGHAGKWHGFPRAASSCNRSSLCGPHNGTRRSLAPTSGQPEPLCVDTGARPRRPRPLSTIIVLNGTSQRRQDRL is encoded by the coding sequence GTGCAACTGCTCCGCCCCGGACGGCGCGACGCGGGAAGGTACGTCGCCCACCTCCAGACCCGGCCAAATCTGGGACGTGGGCGAGCACCCACCCTCTCGGCCGCCACCATCGCGCAGGACGTCGCCGGCGCCCGGGCCCTGTACCGCGCATTGGAGTGGGCAGGCGCGGCCGACCTGCAGCCCTTCTCCCGCATCAGCGTCCGCCTGGATCCCACCGCCAGCATCGTCAAGAATCCCCCATATCAGGACGAGCTCGAGGACGTCCTGAAAGCCCGCGACGACCGGCTCGCCGCCCTGCTGCTGCTCTGTGCCCATTCTGGCCTGCGCATTGGCGAGGCCCTGGCCATCCGGCGCGGCGACGTCCGCGGCCAGCAGCTCACCGTCCACGGCAAGGGCGGCAAACGCCGGAGCGTATCGCTCGGGCGCCGTGTGCGCGCCGCGCTGGCCGACCTCTCCCCTGCCCGGCCCCCCAACGGCTACTTCGACTGGACGTACGCCCAGGTCAGCCACCTGATGAAGGACACCTTCGCCGCCGGGCACGCCGGCAAGTGGCACGGCTTCCCCCGAGCCGCCAGCTCTTGCAACCGGAGCTCGCTCTGCGGCCCTCACAACGGCACACGCCGTTCGCTCGCGCCAACTTCTGGACAGCCCGAACCACTGTGTGTTGACACTGGTGCAAGGCCTCGCCGACCACGACCCTTGAGTACCATTATCGTGCTCAACGGTACTTCTCAACGCCGACAGGACAGGTTGTGA